A genomic region of Bacillus sp. 2205SS5-2 contains the following coding sequences:
- the pstB gene encoding phosphate ABC transporter ATP-binding protein PstB: MKITVADRTEEKAINKTHVDKKPVYETKQLNLWYGSNHALKNIDLDIMENEVTAIIGPSGCGKSTYVKTLNRMIELVPIVKTSGEILYRGRNIFDQDYRVEQLRTKVGMVFQKPNPFPKSIYENIVYGPKIHGIKNKKVLDEIVEKSLRGAAIWDEVKDRLNENAYGLSGGQQQRICIARALAIEPDVILMDEPTSALDPISTLKVEELVQELKKDYSIIIVTHNMQQAARISDKTAFFLNGEVIEFDETNKIFSNPTDKRTEDYISGRFG; the protein is encoded by the coding sequence ATGAAAATTACGGTAGCTGATAGAACGGAAGAAAAAGCAATCAATAAAACACATGTGGATAAAAAACCAGTATATGAAACGAAACAGTTAAACTTATGGTATGGAAGCAATCATGCTTTAAAAAATATTGATCTAGATATTATGGAAAATGAAGTGACTGCCATCATTGGACCTTCGGGCTGCGGGAAGTCAACTTATGTGAAAACATTGAACCGTATGATAGAATTGGTCCCAATTGTCAAAACGTCAGGAGAGATTTTATATCGAGGTCGTAATATCTTTGATCAAGATTATCGAGTTGAACAACTTCGGACAAAAGTAGGGATGGTTTTCCAAAAACCGAACCCTTTCCCAAAATCAATCTATGAAAATATTGTATATGGTCCGAAAATTCACGGCATAAAAAACAAAAAAGTACTCGATGAAATCGTGGAGAAAAGTTTACGTGGTGCAGCAATTTGGGATGAAGTGAAAGATCGCTTGAATGAAAATGCGTACGGACTGTCAGGTGGTCAACAGCAACGTATTTGCATCGCACGTGCGCTTGCGATCGAACCAGATGTAATCTTAATGGATGAACCTACCTCAGCTTTAGACCCGATTTCTACATTAAAGGTAGAAGAGCTCGTACAAGAATTGAAAAAAGACTATAGCATTATTATTGTGACGCATAATATGCAACAAGCAGCTCGAATATCAGATAAAACAGCATTCTTTTTGAACGGTGAAGTCATCGAATTTGATGAAACGAACAAGATTTTCTCTAA
- the pstC gene encoding phosphate ABC transporter permease subunit PstC encodes MAVSGSREKMNIQEMIEQKSTKSISHTMEKMVPVILFLLASVSVLTTLGILFTLVVETFTFFSQVSLWDFISEKKWYPFVEASASYGVMPLVSGTLKITLIATITAVPIGLGAAIFLSEYASDRSRRIIKPILEVLAGVPTIVYGFFALTFVTPVLQKIIPELSIFNALSPGIVVGIMIIPMIASLSEDAMSSVPNAMREGALGLGSTKLEVTIKVVLPAAISGIIASIVLAVSRAIGETMIVTVAGGSTPNLDWNITDSIQTMTSYIVQVSTGDAGYGTTIYYSIYAVGFTLFMFTLVMNLLAQYISKRFREEY; translated from the coding sequence ATGGCTGTTTCGGGTTCAAGAGAAAAAATGAATATTCAAGAAATGATTGAACAAAAAAGTACAAAAAGCATCTCACATACTATGGAAAAAATGGTACCTGTCATATTATTTTTATTAGCATCGGTTTCTGTGCTTACTACACTAGGTATATTGTTTACGCTAGTTGTTGAAACCTTTACATTCTTTTCACAGGTATCGTTATGGGACTTTATTTCTGAAAAGAAATGGTACCCATTTGTGGAGGCGAGTGCGTCATACGGGGTCATGCCACTTGTTTCTGGAACGTTAAAAATCACTTTAATTGCTACCATTACAGCTGTGCCAATTGGTCTTGGGGCTGCCATTTTCTTGAGTGAATATGCATCTGATCGCTCACGAAGAATTATTAAACCGATTCTTGAAGTGCTTGCGGGAGTGCCGACCATTGTTTATGGATTTTTTGCGTTGACGTTTGTCACGCCTGTTCTTCAAAAAATCATTCCGGAGCTTAGTATATTTAATGCACTAAGTCCTGGTATTGTGGTTGGAATTATGATTATTCCTATGATTGCTTCTTTGTCTGAAGATGCGATGTCATCTGTTCCGAATGCGATGCGTGAGGGGGCACTAGGGTTAGGATCAACCAAACTTGAGGTGACAATTAAAGTAGTTCTTCCTGCTGCAATCTCAGGAATTATCGCTTCTATTGTCCTAGCTGTATCACGTGCTATTGGTGAAACCATGATTGTCACAGTTGCCGGTGGATCAACACCGAACCTGGATTGGAATATCACCGATTCGATTCAAACGATGACATCTTATATTGTCCAAGTGAGTACGGGAGATGCTGGATACGGAACAACGATTTACTATAGTATTTATGCTGTTGGATTTACGTTGTTTATGTTTACGCTAGTAATGAACCTACTTGCACAATATATTTCAAAACGCTTTAGGGAGGAATATTAA
- the pstA gene encoding phosphate ABC transporter permease PstA: MKYIDQQVVASKMSSRLRINTLFKGIFIAATSFGLVILAVLFYRILTQGIGYLDLDFFTNFASRKPENAGIKAALIGSVWLMSVVTPVSFILGVGTAVYLEEYARKNKLNSFIQVNISNLAGVPSVVFGLLGLTIFVRTLNLQISILAAGLTMSLLILPVIIVASQEAVRSVPKELREASYGMGATKWQTILRVVLPAAIPGIITGTILAVSRAIGETAPLVVIGIPTFIAFLPTGIMDKFTALPMQIYNWTSRPQEEFHALAATGIIVLLGLLIVMNSIAVLIRNKFQKRY; the protein is encoded by the coding sequence ATGAAGTACATTGATCAACAAGTTGTTGCATCAAAAATGTCTTCCCGTTTAAGAATAAACACCCTATTTAAAGGCATTTTTATAGCAGCCACTTCATTTGGTTTAGTTATTCTAGCCGTGTTATTTTATCGGATATTAACTCAAGGAATTGGGTATTTAGATTTAGATTTTTTTACTAATTTTGCGTCGCGTAAACCAGAGAACGCTGGGATAAAAGCAGCATTAATCGGTTCCGTCTGGTTAATGAGCGTCGTCACACCAGTGTCTTTTATATTAGGAGTTGGCACAGCGGTTTATCTTGAGGAATATGCTAGAAAAAACAAATTAAATTCATTTATTCAAGTGAATATTTCAAACCTAGCTGGGGTCCCATCTGTAGTTTTTGGGTTGCTTGGATTGACTATTTTTGTTCGGACGTTGAATTTACAAATTAGTATTCTAGCTGCGGGACTAACGATGAGTTTACTAATTCTTCCTGTAATAATCGTTGCTTCTCAAGAAGCGGTACGGTCTGTTCCGAAAGAATTGCGAGAAGCATCCTATGGCATGGGTGCGACTAAATGGCAAACCATTTTGCGAGTAGTTTTACCGGCAGCCATTCCTGGAATTATTACAGGAACTATTTTAGCTGTTTCACGTGCGATTGGAGAAACAGCACCGTTAGTCGTTATTGGTATACCAACCTTTATCGCATTCCTTCCTACAGGTATTATGGATAAATTTACAGCATTGCCAATGCAAATCTATAACTGGACGAGTCGACCTCAGGAAGAATTCCATGCATTAGCGGCAACTGGAATTATCGTTCTTCTTGGCTTGCTAATTGTCATGAATTCTATAGCTGTATTGATTAGAAATAAATTTCAAAAACGATACTAA